One Pieris rapae chromosome 7, ilPieRapa1.1, whole genome shotgun sequence genomic window carries:
- the LOC110994620 gene encoding U4/U6 small nuclear ribonucleoprotein Prp31 translates to MSLADELLADLEENDDLDLELAVENKTTTSNDQFAIPFPMVPKEEEIKNVSIRELAKLRDSDRLKRVITEIERNVGQNRNKMEVTGLMESDPEYQLIVEANNVAVEIDGEIAIIHRFVRDKYQKRFPELDSLIVTPLEYIRSVKELGNDLDKAKSNETLQSFLTQATIMIVSVTASTTQGKLLTEIELNEIYEACDMASELNNYKLRIYEYVESRMTFIAPNVTAIVGASTAAKILGIAGGLSKLAKMPACNVLPLGQQKKTLSGFSQAAALPHTGFIYFSQIVQDTTPELRYKAAKLVSTKVTLAARVDSCHESPDGLVGRRLREGIEKKLDKLQEPPPVKFMKPLPKPIEQSRKKRGGKRVRKMKERYAMTEFRKNANRLNFADIEDDAYQEDLGYTRGTIGKSSTGRVRLPQIDEKTKVRISKTLQKNLQKQQQYGGATSIRRQVSGTASSVAFTPLQGLEIVNPQAAETKVNEANAKYFSNTSGFLSVGKKST, encoded by the exons ATGTCTCTTGCGGACGAATTGCTTGCTGATCTGGAAGAAAACGACGACCTAGACCTTGAATTAGCTGTAGAAAACAAAACCACGACAAGCAATGATCAGTTTGCTATACCCTTTCCCATGGTaccaaaagaagaagaaataaaaaatgtttcaattagGGAGCTTGCTAAATTAAGAGATTCGGATAGATTAAAGCGG GTTATAACAGAAATTGAAAGAAATGTTGGGCAGAATAGAAACAAAATGGAAGTCACTGGTTTAATGGAGTCTGATCCAGAATATCAACTGATTGTGGAAGCTAACAATGTGGCAGTAGAAATTGATGGAGAAATTG CTATTATTCACAGATTTGTTCGTGACAAATACCAGAAACGTTTTCCTGAGTTGGACTCTCTAATTGTGACGCCTTTGGAATACATTCGATCTGTCAAGGAACTAGGTAATGATCTTGACAAGGCCAAGAGCAATGAAACACTGCAAAGCTTTTTAACACAAGCAACCATTATGATTGTATCGGTCACTGCCTCCACAACACAAGG AAAGTTATTGACTGAAATTGAGTTGAATGAAATCTATGAAGCTTGTGACATGGCCTCTGAACTAAACAACTACAAACTAAgaatatatgaatatgttGAAAGCAGAATGACTTTTATTGCACCAAATGTAACAGCAATTGTTG GTGCATCAACTGCTGCCAAAATACTTGGTATAGCAGGTGGTTTATCTAAATTGGCCAAAATGCCGGCCTGCAATGTTCTGCCCCTTGGACAGCAAAAGAAGACCCTCTCTGGTTTTTCTCAAGCGGCTGCCTTGCCCCACACTGGCttcatttatttctcacaaattgTTCAAGATACCACACCA GAGCTGAGATACAAAGCGGCCAAGCTGGTGTCGACCAAAGTGACTTTGGCCGCGAGAGTGGACTCTTGCCACGAGAGCCCCGACGGCCTCGTCGGGCGAAGGCTCAGGGAGGGCATCGAGAAGAAGCTGGACAAGTTGCAG GAGCCGCCACCCGTGAAGTTCATGAAGCCTCTGCCGAAGCCCATCGAGCAGAGCCGCAAGAAGCGAGGAGGCAAGAGGGTGCGCAAGATGAAGGAGCGCTACGCCATGACAGAGTTCAGGAAGAACGCCAATCGCCTCAACTTTGCCGAC atcGAAGACGACGCCTACCAAGAAGACCTGGGCTACACCCGCGGGACGATCGGCAAATCGAGCACCGGTCGAGTGCGGTTGCCTCAAATTGACGAAAAGACCAAAGTCCGCATCAGTAAGACCTTGCAGAAGAACCTTCAAAAGCAGCAGCAGTACGGCGGCGCGACCAGCATCAGGAGACAGGTGTCGGGGACGGCGTCTTCGGTGGCCTTCACTCCGCTTCAG GGCTTGGAAATCGTGAATCCTCAGGCGGCAGAGACGAAGGTGAATGAAGCGAATGCCAAATATTTCTCCAACACATCAGGATTCTTATCCGTCGGAAAAAAGAGTACGTGA